A genome region from Geodermatophilus bullaregiensis includes the following:
- the thiM gene encoding hydroxyethylthiazole kinase, translating into MTAARSALSSAAPLVHCLTNTVVQTLTANALLAVGAAPAMVDEPREAEGFAAVASAVLVNVGTVNQRTAEAMRLAARSASAAGTPWVLDPVAVGGLAFRTELAAELLRSRPAVVRGNASEVLALAGAGSGGRGVDSTATADDALEAAVALAGRTGGVVAVSGEVDVVTDGTRTVRIGGGSVLLTRTTGAGCALGALVAAYVAATGDPLTGAVAAHAHVALAAEAAAAAGPGPGTFAPLWLDALDGIRDLSTAQVTA; encoded by the coding sequence TTGACCGCTGCCCGATCGGCGCTGAGCAGCGCCGCCCCGCTCGTGCACTGCCTGACCAACACGGTCGTGCAGACGCTCACCGCGAACGCGCTGCTCGCCGTCGGCGCCGCGCCGGCGATGGTGGACGAGCCGCGGGAGGCCGAGGGCTTCGCCGCCGTCGCCTCGGCGGTGCTGGTCAACGTCGGCACCGTCAACCAGCGGACCGCCGAGGCCATGCGGCTGGCCGCCCGTTCGGCGTCGGCGGCCGGGACGCCCTGGGTGCTCGACCCGGTCGCCGTCGGCGGGCTGGCCTTCCGCACCGAGCTGGCCGCCGAGCTGCTCCGGTCGCGGCCGGCCGTGGTCCGCGGCAACGCGAGCGAGGTGCTGGCGCTGGCCGGCGCCGGGTCCGGCGGGCGTGGGGTGGACTCCACTGCGACGGCCGACGACGCGCTGGAGGCCGCCGTCGCGCTGGCCGGGCGCACCGGCGGGGTGGTCGCGGTCAGCGGCGAGGTGGACGTCGTCACCGACGGCACCCGCACCGTGCGGATCGGCGGCGGCTCGGTGCTGCTCACCCGCACCACGGGCGCCGGCTGCGCGCTCGGTGCGCTGGTGGCCGCCTACGTCGCCGCCACCGGCGACCCGCTGACCGGCGCGGTCGCCGCGCACGCGCACGTCGCGCTGGCGGCCGAGGCCGCGGCCGCTGCCGGACCCGGGCCGGGGACCTTCGCCCCGCTGTGGCTCGACGCGCTGGACGGGATCCGGGACCTCTCCACCGCACAGGTGACCGCGTGA
- the thiS gene encoding sulfur carrier protein ThiS — protein MRLTVNGEPAELADDVTVADLVAARAGGHDRVAVARNGDVVPRSGWSATRLAPGDTVEVLAPTAGG, from the coding sequence ATGCGACTGACCGTGAACGGCGAACCGGCCGAGCTGGCCGACGACGTCACCGTGGCCGACCTGGTGGCCGCCCGCGCCGGCGGGCACGACCGGGTGGCCGTGGCGCGCAACGGCGACGTCGTCCCGCGCAGCGGCTGGAGCGCGACCCGGCTGGCCCCCGGCGACACCGTCGAGGTGCTCGCCCCGACCGCAGGAGGCTGA
- a CDS encoding SpoIIE family protein phosphatase, whose amino-acid sequence MILPEQRPRSPGTAPDGRLPALTDAEVSRLRVELAIDAAGIGSFDWDLLTGELNWDDQLLAIFGYGPGEFGGTIEAFAARLHPEDRARTMQALQDAVDTCGEYSAEFRVVLPSGELRWVQGRGRALADDRGAPVRLLGAGIDMTRVRGDDARVARVLETMRSAFFALDPDWRFTYVNAEAERVLRRSREEMLGGVVWELFPAAVGTDFEVHYRGAVETGQERVFEAHYPPPLDAWYEVRAWPGPDGLSVYFLDVTERRGAEQRARDSAARLALLAEVSALMSASLGSAAAEEAALQRVAEAVVPVLGDWVIMTLSNGQDGRMLDVAGWHRDPALRPAAATYASLRLASVPPDAPVLRALESGQLLTVPDVRAVIRPTLPEGEVREAFDALAPRSAVTLPLLARGRTLGALSLYRGDDRPAADADEVAAAREVADRVALALDNARLFDQQRRLAEALQRSMLTAPPQPDDAEIVVRYQPAVQAAQVGGDWYDAFLQPDGATVLVIGDVVGHDTEAAAAMGQLRGMLRGIAYRGDVPPAAVLGELDAAVDALGMPTMATAVVARVEQTPEQRAAGLTTLRWSNAGHPAPLLLTPEGAVQTLGGGRGELMLGVDPDARRTSSAVEVRRGSTLLLYTDGLVEGRDLLLDDGTDRLRTALAELADLPLERLCDALVTRLRPEGLQDDVALVAIRLHPH is encoded by the coding sequence GTGATCCTCCCCGAGCAGCGACCGCGGTCGCCGGGGACGGCTCCCGACGGCCGGCTGCCGGCCCTGACCGACGCCGAGGTCAGCCGGCTGCGGGTCGAGCTGGCCATCGACGCCGCCGGCATCGGCAGCTTCGACTGGGACCTCCTGACCGGCGAGCTGAACTGGGACGACCAGCTGCTGGCCATCTTCGGCTACGGGCCCGGCGAGTTCGGCGGGACGATCGAGGCCTTCGCCGCGCGCCTCCACCCGGAGGACCGCGCGCGCACGATGCAGGCCCTGCAGGACGCCGTCGACACCTGCGGTGAGTACTCCGCCGAGTTCCGGGTCGTGCTGCCCTCGGGCGAGCTCCGCTGGGTGCAGGGCCGCGGCCGCGCCCTGGCCGACGACCGCGGCGCGCCGGTGCGGCTGCTCGGCGCGGGCATCGACATGACCCGGGTGCGCGGCGACGACGCCCGCGTGGCCCGGGTGCTCGAGACCATGCGCTCGGCCTTCTTCGCCCTCGACCCGGACTGGCGCTTCACCTACGTCAACGCCGAGGCCGAGCGGGTCCTGCGCCGCTCGCGGGAGGAGATGCTCGGCGGCGTCGTGTGGGAGCTGTTCCCGGCCGCCGTCGGCACGGACTTCGAGGTCCACTACCGCGGCGCGGTCGAGACCGGCCAGGAGCGGGTCTTCGAGGCCCACTACCCGCCGCCGCTGGACGCCTGGTACGAGGTCCGCGCCTGGCCCGGCCCCGACGGGCTGTCGGTCTACTTCCTCGACGTCACCGAGCGCCGCGGCGCCGAGCAGCGTGCCCGGGACAGCGCCGCCCGGCTGGCGCTGCTCGCCGAGGTGAGCGCGCTGATGTCGGCCTCGCTGGGGTCGGCCGCGGCGGAGGAGGCCGCACTGCAGCGGGTCGCCGAGGCCGTCGTCCCGGTGCTCGGCGACTGGGTGATCATGACGCTGTCGAACGGCCAGGACGGCCGGATGCTCGACGTCGCCGGCTGGCACCGCGACCCCGCGCTGCGCCCGGCCGCCGCCACCTACGCGAGTCTGCGGCTGGCCTCGGTCCCCCCGGACGCGCCGGTGCTGCGGGCGCTGGAGTCGGGGCAGCTGCTCACCGTGCCCGACGTCCGTGCGGTCATCCGGCCGACCCTGCCCGAGGGTGAGGTGCGGGAGGCCTTCGACGCCCTGGCGCCCCGCTCGGCGGTGACCCTGCCGCTGCTGGCCCGCGGGCGGACGCTGGGCGCACTGAGCCTCTACCGCGGGGACGACCGGCCGGCCGCGGACGCCGACGAGGTCGCGGCCGCCCGCGAGGTCGCCGACCGCGTCGCGCTGGCCCTGGACAACGCCCGGCTGTTCGACCAGCAGCGCCGGCTGGCCGAGGCCCTGCAGCGCAGCATGCTCACCGCGCCGCCGCAGCCCGACGACGCCGAGATCGTCGTCCGCTACCAGCCGGCGGTGCAGGCGGCCCAGGTCGGCGGCGACTGGTACGACGCGTTCCTGCAGCCCGACGGCGCGACGGTGCTGGTGATCGGCGACGTCGTCGGCCACGACACCGAGGCGGCCGCGGCGATGGGGCAGCTGCGCGGCATGCTGCGCGGCATCGCCTACCGCGGCGACGTCCCGCCGGCCGCGGTCCTCGGCGAGCTCGACGCGGCCGTCGACGCGCTGGGCATGCCCACCATGGCGACGGCGGTGGTGGCCCGGGTCGAGCAGACGCCGGAGCAGCGCGCGGCCGGCCTGACGACGCTGCGGTGGTCGAACGCCGGGCACCCGGCGCCGCTGCTGCTCACCCCGGAGGGCGCCGTGCAGACGCTGGGCGGCGGGCGCGGGGAGCTGATGCTCGGCGTGGACCCGGACGCCCGGCGGACGTCGTCGGCCGTGGAGGTGCGCCGCGGCTCGACGCTGCTGCTCTACACCGACGGGCTGGTCGAGGGCCGCGACCTGCTGCTCGACGACGGCACCGACCGGCTGCGGACGGCGCTGGCCGAGCTCGCCGACCTCCCGCTGGAGCGGCTCTGCGACGCGCTGGTCACCCGCCTGCGCCCCGAGGGTCTGCAGGACGACGTGGCGCTGGTCGCCATCCGCCTCCACCCGCACTAG
- a CDS encoding uracil-xanthine permease family protein, whose protein sequence is MALSTRSRTTSPARTSSPARTDPADPDGRPPWGVAVPLGLQHVLAMFTSNLTPAVLLAGVIGATTGEATLLVQAALLCAGLATLLQTVGIGPVGSRLPLMMGSGFAFIAVAVPLAGEHGLSAVLGGVLVTAAVQVAIALGIHRVAGLFPPVVTGTIILVIGLGLLPSGVALAAGGVGSPDFGSPVNLGVAALVLVLTVVLNQFCRGLLCTASVLIAVVVGYLVSIPLGLLDLSGVGDRPLVALPAPFEFGVSFPLVAVLSMAVVGVVNTVDSVGTVHAVTEGGAGRPATRRELRGGILAEGGSAVLGGVFGALPTTMFSQNIGLVALTKQMSRHVVTIGALVLVGLSLLPQVAAVLAAIPPAVLGGGVLVLFGMVCAIGVQMLSKDGLDTRALLVVALSVALGRGIASAPDAVDRVTGQWGALFDSGIVVAAVAAVVLNLVLPGRTRQEPVTAEVSAAR, encoded by the coding sequence ATGGCCCTGTCGACCCGGTCCCGCACCACCTCGCCCGCCCGGACCAGCTCGCCCGCCCGCACCGACCCGGCCGACCCCGACGGCCGGCCGCCGTGGGGTGTCGCCGTCCCGCTGGGCCTGCAGCACGTGCTGGCGATGTTCACCTCGAACCTGACACCGGCCGTCCTGCTGGCCGGCGTCATCGGCGCCACCACCGGCGAGGCGACGCTGCTGGTGCAGGCCGCGCTGCTGTGCGCCGGGCTGGCCACGCTGCTGCAGACGGTGGGCATCGGGCCGGTCGGCAGCCGGCTGCCGCTGATGATGGGCTCCGGCTTCGCCTTCATCGCCGTCGCCGTCCCGCTGGCCGGGGAGCACGGGCTGTCGGCCGTCCTCGGGGGCGTGCTGGTCACCGCGGCCGTGCAGGTGGCCATCGCGCTGGGCATCCACCGGGTGGCCGGCCTGTTCCCGCCGGTCGTGACCGGCACGATCATCCTGGTGATCGGCCTGGGCCTGCTGCCCAGCGGCGTCGCCCTGGCCGCCGGCGGGGTCGGCTCGCCCGACTTCGGCTCGCCGGTGAACCTCGGGGTGGCCGCGCTGGTCCTCGTGCTCACCGTGGTGCTCAACCAGTTCTGCCGCGGGCTGCTGTGCACCGCGTCGGTGCTGATCGCCGTCGTCGTCGGCTACCTCGTGTCGATCCCCCTCGGCCTGCTCGACCTCTCCGGCGTCGGTGACCGGCCGCTGGTGGCGCTGCCCGCGCCGTTCGAGTTCGGTGTGTCCTTCCCGCTCGTGGCGGTGCTGTCGATGGCCGTCGTCGGGGTGGTCAACACGGTCGACTCGGTGGGCACCGTGCACGCCGTCACCGAGGGCGGCGCGGGACGGCCGGCCACCCGCCGCGAGCTGCGCGGGGGCATCCTCGCCGAGGGCGGCAGCGCGGTCCTCGGCGGCGTCTTCGGCGCCCTGCCGACGACCATGTTCAGCCAGAACATCGGCCTGGTGGCGCTCACCAAGCAGATGAGCCGCCACGTGGTGACCATCGGCGCGCTGGTGCTGGTCGGGCTCTCGCTGCTGCCCCAGGTCGCCGCGGTGCTGGCCGCGATCCCGCCCGCGGTGCTCGGCGGCGGCGTGCTCGTGCTGTTCGGCATGGTCTGCGCGATCGGGGTGCAGATGCTGTCCAAGGACGGCCTCGACACCCGGGCGCTGCTCGTCGTCGCCCTGTCGGTGGCGCTGGGCCGGGGTATCGCGTCGGCGCCGGACGCCGTCGACCGGGTCACCGGGCAGTGGGGCGCGCTGTTCGACTCCGGCATCGTCGTCGCGGCCGTCGCCGCCGTGGTGCTCAACCTGGTGCTGCCGGGGCGGACCCGTCAGGAGCCCGTGACCGCGGAGGTCAGCGCGGCCAGGTAG
- the thiE gene encoding thiamine phosphate synthase, whose amino-acid sequence MRPALDPTLYLVTDTALSAPRTVPDVVRAAVAGGVTAVQVRDKTASRRELYALTLAVRAVLAGTGVALFVNDAVDVALLAGADGVHVGQDDLPPAEVRALIGPDRLLGLSAGSRDELAVALALPPGTVDVVGIGPVWTTPTKPDAGTGLGPEGVAALAAEAAAGGLRSVAIGGIDAARAGQVTGVDGICVVSAICAADDPAAAARALRGVR is encoded by the coding sequence GTGAGGCCCGCCCTCGACCCGACGCTCTACCTGGTCACCGACACCGCGCTGTCGGCGCCGCGCACCGTGCCCGACGTCGTCCGCGCGGCCGTGGCCGGCGGGGTGACCGCGGTGCAGGTGCGGGACAAGACGGCGTCGCGGCGGGAGCTGTACGCGCTGACCCTGGCGGTGAGGGCGGTCCTGGCCGGGACGGGCGTGGCGCTGTTCGTCAACGACGCCGTCGACGTCGCGCTGCTGGCCGGTGCCGACGGTGTGCACGTGGGCCAGGACGACCTGCCGCCGGCCGAGGTCCGCGCGCTGATCGGCCCCGACCGGCTGCTCGGCCTGTCGGCCGGCTCCCGCGACGAGCTGGCGGTCGCGCTGGCGCTGCCGCCGGGCACGGTCGACGTCGTCGGCATCGGGCCGGTGTGGACGACGCCGACGAAGCCCGACGCCGGGACCGGGCTGGGGCCGGAGGGCGTCGCGGCGCTGGCGGCGGAGGCGGCGGCCGGCGGGCTGCGGTCGGTGGCGATCGGCGGCATCGACGCCGCGCGGGCCGGACAGGTGACCGGTGTGGACGGCATCTGCGTGGTGTCGGCGATCTGCGCAGCCGACGACCCCGCCGCCGCGGCCCGGGCCCTGCGGGGGGTCCGGTGA
- a CDS encoding thiazole synthase produces the protein MGTQDLAPALAREEAADPFVLGGETFTSRLLLGTGGVPSLEALEAAVRASGTQLVTVALRRVEASASGSMMDVLDRCGVRLLPNTAGCMTAREAVRTARLGREAFGTDWVKLEVIGDEHTLLPDAVELLDAAEQLVAEGFTVLAYTTDDPVLGRRLADAGCAAVMPLGSPIGSGLGIRNPHNVALLREAVTVPVVLDAGIGTASDAALAMELGCDAVLLASAVTRARDPERMALAMRQAVEGGRLARLAGRIPRRWHAEASTSFEGLPEL, from the coding sequence GTGGGCACGCAGGACCTGGCGCCGGCGCTGGCGCGCGAGGAGGCGGCCGACCCGTTCGTGCTGGGCGGGGAGACGTTCACCTCCCGGCTGCTGCTCGGCACCGGCGGCGTGCCGAGCCTGGAGGCGCTGGAGGCCGCGGTGCGCGCCTCGGGCACGCAGCTGGTCACGGTGGCGCTGCGCCGCGTCGAGGCATCGGCGAGCGGCTCGATGATGGACGTGCTCGACCGCTGCGGCGTCCGGCTGCTGCCCAACACCGCCGGGTGCATGACCGCCCGCGAGGCCGTGCGCACCGCCCGGCTGGGCCGGGAGGCGTTCGGCACCGACTGGGTGAAGCTCGAGGTGATCGGCGACGAGCACACGCTGCTGCCCGACGCCGTCGAGCTGCTCGACGCCGCCGAGCAGCTGGTCGCCGAGGGCTTCACCGTGCTCGCCTACACCACCGACGACCCGGTGCTGGGCCGCCGGCTGGCCGACGCCGGCTGCGCCGCGGTGATGCCGCTGGGCTCGCCGATCGGCAGCGGCCTGGGCATCCGCAACCCCCACAACGTGGCGCTGCTGCGCGAGGCCGTCACCGTGCCCGTGGTGCTCGACGCCGGCATCGGCACCGCCTCCGACGCCGCGCTGGCGATGGAGCTGGGCTGCGACGCGGTGCTGCTGGCCTCGGCGGTGACCCGCGCCCGCGACCCCGAGCGGATGGCGCTGGCCATGCGGCAGGCCGTGGAGGGCGGGCGCCTGGCGAGGCTGGCCGGGCGGATCCCGCGCCGCTGGCACGCCGAGGCCTCGACGTCGTTCGAGGGCCTGCCCGAGCTGTGA
- a CDS encoding TenA family protein: MTLSAELWVGSADLAAAALAHPFVTGIADGTLPRERFAGYVAQDAFFLEAFARAYALGVAHSRDRATLEAFADLLAGGREELRLHDGYAARWGIDLTAVTPSPATLAYTEFLLATAALGDAGEVCAAMTPCMRLYAHLGKALVPRATGPYREWVDTYADPGFEELAATLEALLDRLAAGTPGVRRAYRRAMELELGFFTAAWEPAAPGPGGSVGRQ, translated from the coding sequence ATGACCCTCTCCGCGGAGCTGTGGGTGGGCAGCGCCGACCTGGCCGCCGCTGCCCTCGCGCACCCGTTCGTCACCGGCATCGCCGACGGCACGCTGCCGCGCGAGCGGTTCGCCGGCTACGTCGCCCAGGACGCGTTCTTCCTCGAGGCCTTCGCCCGTGCCTACGCGCTCGGGGTGGCGCACAGCCGCGACCGCGCGACGCTGGAGGCCTTCGCCGACCTGCTGGCCGGGGGGCGCGAGGAGCTGCGGCTGCACGACGGCTACGCCGCCCGGTGGGGGATCGACCTGACCGCCGTGACCCCGTCCCCGGCGACGCTCGCGTACACGGAGTTCCTCCTCGCCACCGCGGCGCTGGGTGACGCCGGCGAGGTCTGCGCCGCGATGACGCCGTGCATGCGGCTCTACGCGCACCTCGGCAAGGCGCTGGTCCCCCGTGCGACAGGGCCGTACCGCGAGTGGGTGGACACCTACGCCGACCCGGGGTTCGAGGAGCTGGCCGCCACGCTGGAGGCACTGCTCGACCGGCTCGCTGCCGGCACCCCCGGCGTGCGGCGGGCCTACCGGCGGGCGATGGAACTGGAGCTCGGCTTCTTCACCGCCGCCTGGGAGCCGGCGGCCCCGGGGCCTGGGGGTAGCGTCGGCAGGCAGTGA
- a CDS encoding purine-cytosine permease family protein — MSTSGTVRTSTSGDAPLTLDQAPARTLGLGESLGLWANLGVSVLLPVAAVFVVLPGRPLWVTVAAVVVGAVVGATLLGLVAAAGARESVPGMVLLRGLLGRRTSWLPTAFNLVQCVGWATFEIVVIAEAAARVLDAPRWPFVVAAGVLATAMALRPLGVVRVLARYAVWAALAAVVYLFVGVLREPLPPIEGGGATSFWTATDIVIALPVSWLPLAADYTRHARSARAAGVGSAVGYGLATVVMFVLGVLALAAYGAAGFDVIDALLAVPLGAVAVLVLVSVELDEAFANLYSTAVSAQNVVARLDRRVLAVAVGALATLLALSFDIAAYEPFLFLIGAVFVPLAGVLIATYWSTPRGRWDTSDTAPARPLLLLPWAAGFVAYQLTLPTYFPGPGAGWTAWWTARQADLGIDPANGWSASLVGLAVAVVLTLPVVLRGRWAVR, encoded by the coding sequence GTGAGCACGTCGGGCACCGTCCGGACCAGCACCTCGGGGGACGCACCCCTCACCCTCGACCAGGCACCCGCCCGCACGCTGGGCCTCGGCGAGTCCCTCGGCCTGTGGGCCAACCTCGGCGTCAGCGTGCTGCTGCCGGTGGCCGCGGTGTTCGTGGTCCTGCCCGGGCGGCCGCTGTGGGTGACCGTCGCCGCGGTCGTCGTCGGCGCGGTCGTCGGCGCGACGCTGCTCGGGCTGGTCGCCGCGGCCGGCGCGCGGGAGAGCGTCCCGGGGATGGTGCTGCTGCGCGGGCTGCTCGGCCGGCGCACCTCCTGGCTGCCGACGGCGTTCAACCTCGTGCAGTGCGTCGGCTGGGCGACCTTCGAGATCGTGGTCATCGCCGAGGCCGCCGCCCGCGTGCTCGACGCGCCGCGCTGGCCGTTCGTCGTCGCCGCCGGGGTGCTGGCCACCGCGATGGCGCTGCGCCCGCTCGGCGTCGTCCGGGTGCTGGCGCGCTACGCGGTGTGGGCCGCGCTGGCCGCCGTCGTCTACCTGTTCGTCGGCGTGCTCCGCGAGCCGCTGCCGCCGATCGAGGGCGGCGGGGCGACGTCGTTCTGGACGGCGACCGACATCGTCATCGCGCTGCCGGTCTCCTGGCTGCCGCTGGCCGCCGACTACACCCGCCACGCCCGCAGCGCCCGCGCCGCCGGCGTCGGCTCGGCGGTCGGCTACGGCCTGGCGACCGTGGTCATGTTCGTGCTGGGGGTGCTCGCACTGGCCGCCTACGGCGCCGCCGGGTTCGACGTCATCGACGCGCTGCTCGCCGTCCCGCTCGGCGCGGTGGCGGTGCTCGTGCTGGTGTCCGTCGAGCTCGACGAGGCCTTCGCCAACCTCTACTCGACGGCGGTGTCCGCGCAGAACGTCGTCGCCCGGCTCGACCGGCGGGTGCTCGCGGTGGCCGTCGGCGCGCTGGCCACGCTGCTGGCGCTGAGCTTCGACATCGCCGCCTACGAGCCGTTCCTCTTCCTCATCGGCGCGGTCTTCGTGCCGCTGGCCGGCGTGCTGATCGCGACCTACTGGAGCACCCCGCGCGGGCGCTGGGACACCTCCGACACCGCCCCGGCCCGCCCGCTGCTGCTGCTGCCCTGGGCGGCCGGGTTCGTCGCCTACCAGCTCACCCTGCCCACCTACTTCCCCGGCCCGGGTGCGGGCTGGACGGCGTGGTGGACGGCGCGGCAGGCCGACCTCGGCATCGACCCGGCCAACGGCTGGTCGGCCTCGCTCGTCGGGCTGGCCGTCGCCGTCGTCCTCACCCTGCCGGTGGTGCTGCGCGGTCGGTGGGCGGTCCGGTGA
- a CDS encoding TenA family transcriptional regulator, protein MPVAELLSRHAEAWRGATASPFLDAVRDGTLPAGAFDTWLVQDAHFVADLLRFQARLLARAPRSASAVLAGGCVALVEELAWFAEQAAARGLDPAAGRLPATVAYAAVLERLDAADPATALTALWTIERTYLDAWSAARPGAPGYREFVEHWTVPEFASYVAGLEAAADAAGGADDAVFLEVVAAETDFWQTALDA, encoded by the coding sequence GTGCCGGTCGCCGAGCTGCTGTCCCGCCACGCCGAGGCCTGGCGGGGCGCCACCGCCTCCCCGTTCCTCGACGCCGTCCGCGACGGCACGCTGCCCGCCGGGGCCTTCGACACCTGGCTGGTGCAGGACGCGCACTTCGTCGCCGACCTGCTGCGCTTCCAGGCCCGGCTGCTGGCCCGCGCCCCCCGGTCGGCGTCGGCGGTGCTGGCCGGCGGGTGCGTCGCGCTCGTCGAGGAGCTGGCCTGGTTCGCCGAGCAGGCGGCCGCCCGCGGCCTGGACCCGGCCGCCGGCCGGCTGCCGGCCACCGTCGCGTACGCGGCCGTGCTGGAGCGGCTGGACGCCGCCGACCCGGCGACCGCCCTGACGGCGCTGTGGACGATCGAGCGGACCTACCTCGACGCGTGGTCGGCCGCGCGGCCCGGCGCCCCGGGGTACCGCGAGTTCGTCGAGCACTGGACGGTGCCGGAGTTCGCCTCCTACGTGGCCGGGCTCGAGGCGGCCGCCGACGCGGCCGGGGGAGCCGACGACGCCGTGTTCCTCGAGGTGGTCGCCGCGGAGACGGACTTCTGGCAGACGGCGCTGGACGCATGA
- a CDS encoding ATP-binding protein, protein MRGSAGLGWPAASPPPAHDGLVWHLSHVAELPRVRAEVRRCLEAGGPADLRDRLLLVLDEMASNALRHGGGRVQAAVRRTGDAFLVAVSDGDSSTPPTPAVDRDPSEGGLGLHLIAELSTAHGWYVHGDAKTVWAVLPRH, encoded by the coding sequence GTGCGCGGATCCGCTGGGCTCGGCTGGCCCGCGGCGTCCCCTCCCCCCGCGCACGACGGCCTGGTGTGGCACCTCTCCCACGTCGCCGAGCTGCCCCGGGTCCGTGCCGAGGTGCGCCGCTGCCTCGAGGCCGGCGGGCCCGCCGACCTGCGCGACCGGCTGCTGCTGGTGCTCGACGAGATGGCCTCCAACGCGCTGCGCCACGGCGGCGGCCGGGTGCAGGCCGCCGTCCGCCGCACCGGGGACGCCTTCCTGGTCGCCGTCTCCGACGGGGACAGCAGCACCCCGCCGACGCCGGCGGTGGACCGGGACCCCAGCGAGGGCGGCCTGGGTCTCCACCTCATCGCCGAGCTGTCCACGGCGCACGGCTGGTACGTCCACGGCGACGCCAAGACCGTCTGGGCGGTCCTCCCCCGCCACTGA
- the thiO gene encoding glycine oxidase ThiO: protein MTDVAVAGGGLIGLAVAWQAARRGLSVTVVDDAPGTGASAAAAGMLAPVTEAGYREEPLLRLGLASLARWPAFAAELEAAAGRPVGLRTVGTLVVGFDDDDVRQLDALHAFQLELGLAAERLTPRAARRREPSLTPRVRGGLLVSGDHSVDGRAVHAALLAAAEATGVELVRDRVAELAVDGGRAAGLRLAGGRTVAAGSVVLALGARSGQLPGVPPLPVRPVKGQILRLAGADGLLDGTVRALVRGRQVYLVPYGGDRLVVGATTEDRGFDPTVTAGGVHDLLHDAIDVVPGITELELVETLARWRPGTPDNAPLLGPSSLPGLVLATGHHRNGVLLTPVTAEAVAGLLAGGALPEVATPFSADRFRRD, encoded by the coding sequence GTGACCGACGTCGCCGTCGCCGGGGGCGGGCTGATCGGGCTGGCCGTCGCCTGGCAGGCCGCCCGCCGCGGGCTGTCGGTGACCGTCGTCGACGACGCCCCGGGCACCGGCGCCTCGGCCGCCGCGGCCGGGATGCTCGCGCCGGTGACCGAGGCCGGCTACCGCGAGGAGCCGCTGCTGCGCCTGGGCCTGGCCTCGCTGGCGCGCTGGCCGGCCTTCGCCGCCGAGCTCGAGGCCGCCGCGGGCCGGCCGGTCGGGCTGCGCACCGTGGGCACGCTGGTGGTCGGCTTCGACGACGACGACGTCCGCCAGCTCGACGCGCTGCACGCCTTCCAGCTCGAGCTGGGCCTGGCCGCCGAGCGGCTGACCCCGCGGGCCGCCCGCCGCCGCGAGCCGTCGCTGACCCCGCGGGTGCGCGGCGGGCTGCTGGTGTCCGGCGACCACTCCGTCGACGGCCGCGCCGTCCACGCCGCCCTGCTCGCCGCCGCGGAGGCGACCGGGGTGGAGCTGGTGCGCGACCGGGTGGCGGAGCTGGCCGTCGACGGCGGCCGGGCGGCGGGGCTGCGGCTGGCCGGCGGGCGCACGGTCGCGGCGGGCAGCGTCGTCCTGGCGCTCGGCGCCCGCAGCGGGCAGCTGCCCGGCGTCCCGCCGCTGCCGGTGCGGCCGGTCAAGGGACAGATCCTGCGGCTGGCCGGGGCCGACGGGCTGCTCGACGGCACGGTGCGGGCGCTGGTCCGCGGCCGGCAGGTGTACCTCGTGCCCTACGGCGGGGACCGGCTGGTCGTCGGCGCCACCACCGAGGACCGCGGCTTCGACCCCACCGTCACCGCCGGCGGCGTGCACGACCTGCTGCACGACGCGATCGACGTCGTCCCGGGGATCACCGAGCTGGAGCTGGTCGAGACGCTGGCCCGCTGGCGGCCCGGGACGCCGGACAACGCGCCGCTGCTGGGCCCCTCGTCGCTGCCCGGGCTGGTGCTGGCCACCGGCCACCACCGCAACGGGGTGCTGCTCACCCCGGTGACCGCCGAGGCGGTGGCCGGCCTGCTGGCCGGCGGCGCGCTGCCCGAGGTGGCCACCCCGTTCTCCGCCGACCGGTTCCGGAGGGACTGA
- a CDS encoding thiamine phosphate synthase: MRLPRLVVVTDRTQAAGPLTDVVTAAVDAGARAVLLRDRDLPDRERAALAADLRAVLEPVGGLLVTAGAGSSDAVHLAAAEPFPELRPRLVGRSCHSAAELTRAREEGCDWAFLSPVAPTASKPGHGPALGVEGFARLARLGPPAHALGGVVPADVPALMAAGAHGVAVMGPVMRDPSVVAGYLAALTSAVTGS, encoded by the coding sequence GTGAGGCTGCCGCGGCTGGTCGTCGTCACCGACCGGACCCAGGCCGCCGGCCCGCTGACCGACGTCGTCACCGCCGCCGTGGACGCCGGGGCCCGCGCGGTGCTGCTGCGCGACCGGGACCTCCCGGACCGCGAGCGCGCCGCGCTGGCCGCCGACCTGCGGGCGGTGCTCGAGCCGGTGGGCGGGCTGCTGGTCACCGCCGGGGCGGGATCCTCGGACGCCGTCCACCTGGCCGCCGCCGAGCCGTTCCCCGAGCTCCGGCCCCGGCTGGTCGGGCGCTCGTGCCACTCGGCCGCGGAGCTGACCCGGGCGCGGGAGGAGGGCTGCGACTGGGCGTTCCTCTCCCCCGTCGCCCCCACCGCGTCCAAGCCCGGCCACGGCCCCGCGCTCGGCGTCGAGGGGTTCGCCCGGCTGGCCCGCCTCGGTCCCCCGGCGCACGCCCTCGGCGGCGTCGTCCCCGCCGACGTCCCCGCCCTGATGGCCGCCGGCGCGCACGGGGTCGCCGTCATGGGCCCGGTCATGCGCGACCCGTCCGTCGTCGCCGGCTACCTGGCCGCGCTGACCTCCGCGGTCACGGGCTCCTGA